The Mycolicibacterium flavescens genome has a segment encoding these proteins:
- a CDS encoding gamma-carboxymuconolactone decarboxylase subunit like protein, with protein sequence MDELRRKGLEKMNEVYGWEMPNIEGDPYFDLTVDHLFGTIWSRPGLSMRDKRIMTLTAVTAVGNSDLAEIQANAALANGEMTEDELKEMAVFLTHYLGFPLGSKLDGAVSKVIKNRKKRPADDKKANVNAAVKMHSGGTVHDE encoded by the coding sequence ATGGACGAGTTGCGCCGCAAGGGCCTCGAGAAGATGAACGAGGTCTACGGCTGGGAGATGCCCAACATCGAGGGTGATCCGTATTTCGACCTCACCGTCGACCACCTCTTCGGCACCATCTGGTCGCGCCCCGGGCTGTCGATGCGCGACAAGCGGATCATGACGCTGACCGCCGTGACCGCCGTCGGGAACTCCGACCTCGCCGAAATCCAGGCCAACGCGGCGCTGGCCAACGGGGAGATGACCGAGGACGAGCTCAAGGAGATGGCCGTCTTCCTGACCCACTACCTCGGGTTCCCGCTGGGCTCCAAGCTCGACGGCGCGGTCAGCAAGGTGATCAAGAACCGCAAGAAGCGTCCGGCGGATGACAAGAAGGCCAATGTGAACGCCGCGGTGAAGATGCATTCCGGTGGGACGGTCCATGACGAGTAG
- the ethR_2 gene encoding transcriptional regulator — MRTHGWSGSAPSTDEEAVARILDAAGKAIDARGAEFSISDVARTLGVTRQTVYRYFPSTDALLQASAQRAATGFLDRLAEHLQGLTDPQEAVAEGIATALEWLPQDKHMGLLLMPARASEFSQTVTSDVALEFANSMLRRFDVDWAAQGFDDHDLDELAEHLLRIIQSFVIDPGRPPRRGPELRSYLRRWVGASVAAPTAAR; from the coding sequence GTGCGCACACACGGTTGGTCCGGCTCGGCGCCGTCGACGGATGAGGAGGCGGTGGCCCGAATCCTCGACGCCGCGGGCAAGGCGATCGACGCGCGCGGTGCCGAGTTCTCGATCAGCGACGTCGCGCGCACACTCGGGGTGACGCGGCAGACGGTCTACCGGTACTTTCCCAGCACCGACGCGCTGCTTCAGGCCTCAGCACAGCGTGCGGCCACCGGCTTTCTAGACCGGCTCGCCGAGCACCTGCAGGGGTTGACCGACCCGCAGGAGGCGGTCGCCGAGGGCATCGCCACCGCGCTGGAGTGGCTGCCACAGGACAAACACATGGGACTGTTGCTGATGCCCGCGCGGGCCAGCGAGTTCAGCCAGACGGTCACCTCCGATGTGGCGTTGGAGTTCGCCAATTCGATGCTGCGCCGCTTCGACGTTGACTGGGCCGCGCAGGGGTTCGACGACCACGACCTCGACGAACTGGCCGAACACCTGCTGCGGATCATCCAGTCGTTCGTCATCGACCCGGGGCGTCCCCCGCGCCGCGGCCCCGAGCTGCGGAGCTACCTGCGACGCTGGGTCGGCGCGTCCGTGGCCGCTCCGACCGCGGCCCGCTAG
- the purD gene encoding phosphoribosylamine--glycine ligase, which translates to MRVLVIGSGAREHALLLALRRDPQVEDLSIAPGNAGTAAIADQYDVDITSGEAVASLAQRLEVDLVVIGPEVPLVLGVADAVRSAGIACFGPSKDAARIEGSKAFGKELMTAAGVRTARSEVVDNPAHLDAALDRFGPDSGEAAWVVKDDGLAAGKGVVVTADRAAARAHAAGLLDAGHPVLLESYLDGPEVSLFCVVDGETVVPMLPAQDFKRVGDNDTGPNTGGMGAYAPLPWLPEDMVTHIVDDIVKPVATELVKRGSSFSGLLYAGLSITSRGPAVIEFNCRFGDPETQPVLALLETPLGQLLYAAATGSLADEPPLQWRDGAAVTVVLAAENYPSRPRVGDVIVGAEVEGVLHAGTSRREDGAVVSSGGRVLSIVGTGADLSAAREAAYEVIESIRLPGSHFRRDIALAAAEGRISV; encoded by the coding sequence GTGCGAGTCCTGGTAATCGGATCCGGTGCCCGTGAACATGCGTTGCTGCTGGCGCTGCGGCGTGACCCGCAGGTCGAAGACCTATCGATCGCGCCGGGCAATGCGGGTACCGCCGCGATCGCCGACCAGTACGACGTCGACATCACTTCAGGTGAGGCCGTCGCCAGCCTGGCGCAGCGGCTGGAGGTCGACCTCGTCGTCATCGGGCCGGAAGTACCGCTGGTGCTCGGCGTCGCCGATGCGGTGCGCAGCGCCGGGATCGCCTGCTTCGGGCCGAGCAAGGACGCGGCCCGCATCGAGGGTTCGAAGGCGTTCGGCAAGGAGCTGATGACGGCCGCCGGTGTGCGCACCGCCAGGAGCGAGGTCGTCGACAACCCCGCTCACCTCGACGCGGCGCTCGACCGCTTCGGCCCCGACAGCGGCGAGGCCGCATGGGTGGTCAAGGACGACGGTCTGGCCGCGGGCAAGGGTGTGGTGGTCACCGCCGATCGCGCGGCCGCCAGGGCTCATGCCGCGGGCCTGCTCGACGCGGGACATCCGGTGCTGCTCGAGTCGTACCTCGACGGGCCCGAGGTGTCGCTGTTCTGCGTCGTCGACGGCGAGACCGTGGTGCCTATGCTGCCCGCGCAGGACTTCAAACGGGTCGGCGACAACGACACCGGCCCCAACACCGGCGGTATGGGGGCCTACGCGCCGCTGCCGTGGTTGCCCGAGGACATGGTCACCCACATCGTCGACGATATCGTGAAACCCGTTGCCACCGAACTGGTCAAGCGCGGTAGTTCGTTCTCGGGGTTGCTCTACGCCGGTCTGTCGATCACCTCACGAGGCCCGGCGGTGATCGAATTCAATTGTCGCTTCGGCGATCCCGAGACCCAGCCGGTGCTGGCCCTGCTGGAGACGCCGCTGGGTCAGCTGCTGTACGCGGCCGCAACGGGCAGCCTCGCCGACGAGCCGCCGCTGCAGTGGCGCGACGGCGCCGCCGTGACCGTGGTGTTGGCCGCGGAGAACTACCCGTCTCGCCCGCGTGTCGGTGACGTGATCGTCGGTGCCGAGGTCGAGGGTGTGCTGCACGCGGGCACGAGTCGCCGCGAGGACGGTGCCGTCGTGTCCTCGGGAGGCCGCGTGCTCTCCATCGTGGGTACCGGCGCGGATCTGTCGGCAGCGCGTGAGGCCGCCTACGAGGTGATCGAATCGATTCGCCTGCCGGGCAGCCACTTTCGCAGAGACATCGCCCTTGCCGCGGCCGAGGGGCGCATCAGCGTCTAA
- the espA gene encoding ESX-1 secretion-associated protein A, EspA, with translation MSVVDAFLSTWARARATFGEGIPQDGGGLDHSARLESLRDEVESATPGSDWTGAGAEGYRDRNARQARALGALADLDRRLAAEVDRSAAVVAAGRRELDAVRQWVLDAAATTPETPAGQQMLWPVVSKGAGEVAEIIQRSHSDLAAIAARMRTLGAEYEELGRSAR, from the coding sequence GTGAGTGTCGTCGATGCCTTCCTCTCGACGTGGGCGCGGGCGCGCGCGACGTTCGGTGAGGGCATCCCGCAGGACGGCGGCGGGCTGGACCACAGTGCCCGCCTGGAGTCCCTGCGGGACGAGGTGGAGTCGGCGACACCGGGTTCGGATTGGACGGGCGCGGGCGCCGAGGGCTATCGAGACCGGAACGCCAGGCAGGCAAGGGCTCTGGGGGCATTGGCCGACCTGGATCGCCGCCTCGCGGCTGAGGTGGACAGGTCGGCCGCGGTGGTCGCGGCCGGCAGGCGTGAGCTCGATGCGGTCCGTCAGTGGGTGCTGGACGCGGCGGCGACGACGCCCGAAACCCCGGCCGGCCAACAGATGCTGTGGCCGGTGGTCAGCAAGGGCGCAGGCGAGGTCGCCGAGATCATCCAGCGCTCACACAGCGACCTCGCTGCCATTGCGGCCAGGATGCGCACACTCGGTGCGGAGTACGAGGAACTCGGTAGATCCGCGCGCTGA
- a CDS encoding cytochrome P450: MVECMTQATCPFGPGYDFTDPEVLLRGIPVTEFAQLRKTAPVWWNEQPESIFDDGGYWVISRHEDIKAISRNGELWSTNRKGAVMRLPEGVTSDQLELTKALLINHDAPEHTRLRKLVSRLFTPRAITTLEERLATAAREIVAEAKQKGSGNFVDDIAMRLPLLAIADLIGVPESDREKLFGWTNAIMNTDDPDFDSDPTAANAELMGYAYAMAEERRRCPADDIVTRLIEADLDGESLDDVEFAFFVILLAVAGNETTRNAMTHGMNAFFENPEQWELFKRDRPATAADEIVRWATPVHCFQRTALADTELAGVTIREGQRVGLFYSSANFDEEVFDLPFRFDISRDPNPHLGFGGNGAHYCIGANLARMEIKLIFNEIADQIPGIAKAGEPQRLRSGWINGVKDLQVSYTG; the protein is encoded by the coding sequence ATGGTCGAGTGTATGACGCAGGCCACATGCCCGTTCGGACCCGGATATGACTTCACCGACCCCGAGGTGCTGCTGCGCGGTATCCCCGTCACAGAATTCGCTCAGCTGCGCAAGACCGCGCCGGTGTGGTGGAACGAGCAGCCCGAGTCGATCTTTGATGACGGCGGCTACTGGGTGATCAGCCGCCACGAGGACATCAAGGCCATCTCGCGCAACGGCGAGCTGTGGTCGACCAACCGCAAGGGGGCGGTGATGCGCCTTCCCGAGGGCGTCACCTCGGATCAGCTCGAGCTCACCAAGGCGCTGCTGATCAACCACGACGCGCCCGAACACACGAGGCTGCGCAAACTCGTGTCGCGCTTGTTCACCCCGCGCGCAATCACCACGCTCGAGGAACGGTTGGCGACCGCCGCACGCGAAATCGTCGCCGAGGCAAAGCAAAAGGGCAGTGGCAATTTCGTCGACGACATCGCGATGCGCCTGCCGCTGCTGGCCATCGCCGACCTGATCGGTGTGCCCGAGTCCGATCGCGAGAAGTTGTTTGGATGGACCAACGCGATCATGAACACCGACGACCCCGACTTCGACTCCGATCCGACCGCCGCTAATGCGGAGCTGATGGGGTACGCCTATGCGATGGCCGAGGAGCGCCGTCGGTGCCCGGCCGACGACATCGTGACCCGGCTGATCGAGGCCGACCTCGATGGGGAGTCGCTCGACGATGTGGAGTTCGCGTTCTTCGTGATCCTGCTGGCGGTCGCCGGAAACGAGACGACCCGAAACGCGATGACACACGGTATGAACGCGTTCTTCGAGAATCCCGAGCAGTGGGAGCTGTTCAAGCGCGACAGGCCCGCGACCGCGGCCGACGAGATCGTGCGGTGGGCCACCCCGGTGCACTGCTTCCAGCGGACCGCGCTGGCCGACACCGAACTCGCCGGTGTCACGATCCGCGAGGGCCAGCGGGTGGGCCTCTTCTACAGCTCGGCCAACTTCGACGAAGAGGTCTTCGACCTGCCGTTCCGGTTCGACATCTCGCGCGACCCCAATCCGCACCTCGGTTTCGGCGGCAACGGCGCCCACTACTGCATCGGCGCGAACCTGGCCCGCATGGAGATCAAGCTGATCTTCAACGAGATCGCCGACCAGATCCCCGGAATTGCCAAAGCCGGTGAGCCTCAGCGCCTTCGGTCGGGCTGGATCAACGGCGTCAAGGACCTGCAGGTCTCTTACACCGGCTGA
- a CDS encoding esterase, whose amino-acid sequence MAAMPELSRRSLLRLGVGAAAGVAALRMAPAAPAAPAAPTYVDGSFVSAARGGQKTNWAIARPPGQTAPLRPVIALHGKGQDAAGVMAGGVEQGLAEAVAAGLPPFAVVAVDGGGSYWHKRASGEDSGAMVLDELIPMLGSQGLDTSRVGFLGWSMGGYGALLLGARLGPARTVAICAVSPALWTSPGAAAPGAFDSAEDYAANSVWGLPALASIPIRIDCGTGDPFYSATKEFIAQLPNPPAGGFSPGGHDAGFWSAQLPAELSWMAPLLTS is encoded by the coding sequence ATGGCCGCCATGCCCGAACTGAGCCGCCGTTCGCTTCTGCGCCTCGGGGTCGGCGCGGCCGCCGGAGTGGCGGCGCTGCGGATGGCGCCCGCGGCCCCGGCCGCACCCGCCGCACCCACCTACGTCGACGGGTCCTTCGTCTCGGCGGCCCGCGGCGGGCAGAAGACCAACTGGGCGATCGCCCGTCCGCCCGGTCAAACCGCACCGCTGCGTCCGGTCATCGCGCTGCACGGTAAGGGGCAGGACGCAGCGGGTGTGATGGCCGGCGGTGTGGAGCAGGGCTTGGCCGAGGCGGTCGCCGCGGGCCTGCCGCCCTTCGCGGTCGTCGCCGTCGACGGCGGTGGAAGCTACTGGCACAAGCGGGCCTCCGGTGAGGACTCCGGGGCGATGGTGCTCGACGAGCTGATCCCGATGCTGGGCTCACAAGGTTTGGACACCTCACGAGTCGGCTTCCTGGGCTGGTCGATGGGCGGCTACGGGGCCCTGCTGCTCGGGGCGCGGCTCGGCCCCGCCCGCACCGTCGCGATCTGCGCCGTCAGCCCCGCGCTGTGGACGTCCCCCGGAGCCGCCGCGCCCGGTGCGTTCGACAGCGCGGAAGACTATGCCGCCAACAGTGTTTGGGGCCTGCCGGCGCTGGCGTCGATTCCGATCCGGATCGACTGCGGGACCGGCGATCCGTTCTACTCGGCGACCAAGGAGTTCATCGCGCAGCTGCCGAATCCGCCCGCGGGCGGCTTCTCGCCGGGTGGGCACGATGCCGGGTTCTGGAGCGCGCAGCTGCCCGCCGAGTTGTCCTGGATGGCCCCGCTGCTGACGTCTTAG